The following DNA comes from Chitinophaga nivalis.
CAGGCGAACATTGGCTGGCCTCCTTTGCAGTATATGCACTGACAGCGGAGAAGGCAGAGTAATCATCGGTTTGCTTCGCCACTATTACAGATCTTCGCGACATTTATTAAGGGAAGTCATACGAGAGGAAAAATACGCTAAAGCATATAATTTTCCCGGAATGCTTTACTTTTAAGGTAATAATAAAGCAACTGTCATCGAATAAATAAATTTTGTAGCTTCCAAGCTGAAAAACCTGTTAACGGAAATAAAAATCTGGAATTTTAAATTTGCACTTTACACCATACGCTTAAGGGAGTAAGTATATAGAAGTATATAGAACTCTATAACCAAATTCGATAATGCATCAAACACTCTTTTTTTTAACACAGTCATATCCGTATGGCAAGGGGGAGACATTTATAGAAAATGAAATAGATTTCCTTTGTCAAAAATTCAAGCACGTTATTATTATTCCTGTTGCCGATCTTACCGAACAAGAAAAACAACTTAAACGGAATTTGCCCCCGAATGCCACGGTGCATTTAGTAAAAAGCATTTCCAATATTCAATTATTGTTATCATTACCTTTCCATATCGGCACCATAGCAAAGGCTTTTTTCTATGATCTGTTTCCTGCCCGTATCAGTTTCCTTAAAAAGCTGATGCTTGTAAGAAGTCACCTCAAAAGTTTGTTATGGGCTGTACATTTTAATACCTCCCTGGACAAACTATTTGACCAAACGAATGACGCCAGCTACTATTCCTACTGGATGAATGATGGCTCACTTATACTATCGGTCAGAAAAATCAGCAAGAAAGCACTGGAGTTCGTGGTAAGAGTACATGGGTACGACCTATATCATGATCGTTCTTCTTCTGGGCTGGTGCTTTTTCAGCAACTCAACTGCAGGATGGCAAAAAATATTCTGCCCATCTCGCTGAACGGTAAAAAATACTTATCTGATTTTCAACCTGCTTTCGCATCCAAAATACACACCAGTTATCTGGGAGTACCCGATAGAGGCATCAATCCGTCATCAACGGACCCGGCTACCGATTTGGTAATCGTTTCCTGTTCGTTTATGCATGCCTTAAAGCGCATCCACTTAATTGTGGAAACATTAATGCTGCTGGACAACAAAGTAACCTGGATACACCTGGGAGGTGGACCGGAAATGCCACATATTCAGGCACTTTGTGAAAAACTCCCGGCCAATATTACCTATCAACTACCCGGAGATCTCAGTAATACAGATATCATAGATTTTTATTTGCAAAATCATGTAGACCTCTTCATTCATATGAGTGAAACAGAAGGTATACCAGTAGCCATCATGGAAGCAACGAGCTTTGGTATTCCCGTACTGGCAACAGATGTGGGTGGTGTAGGAGAACTGGTCACTGAGCAAACAGGCATTCTTGTCAGCGCAGATATTACGCCAGCAGCAGTTGCACAGG
Coding sequences within:
- a CDS encoding glycosyltransferase, producing MLVRSHLKSLLWAVHFNTSLDKLFDQTNDASYYSYWMNDGSLILSVRKISKKALEFVVRVHGYDLYHDRSSSGLVLFQQLNCRMAKNILPISLNGKKYLSDFQPAFASKIHTSYLGVPDRGINPSSTDPATDLVIVSCSFMHALKRIHLIVETLMLLDNKVTWIHLGGGPEMPHIQALCEKLPANITYQLPGDLSNTDIIDFYLQNHVDLFIHMSETEGIPVAIMEATSFGIPVLATDVGGVGELVTEQTGILVSADITPAAVAQEIKRFMSSHMHTADFSISVRNYWNNNFNAEKNYNDFIDTYLQ